The following are encoded together in the Chlorocebus sabaeus isolate Y175 chromosome 12, mChlSab1.0.hap1, whole genome shotgun sequence genome:
- the S1PR3 gene encoding sphingosine 1-phosphate receptor 3, which produces MATALPPRLQPARGNETLREHYQYVGKLAGRLKEASEAGTLTTVLFLVICSFIVLENLMVLIAIWKNNKFHNRMYFFIGNLALCDLLAGIAYKVNILMSGKKTFSLSPTVWFLREGSMFVALGASTCSLLAIAIERHLTMIKMRPYDANKKHRVFLLIGMCWLIAFTLGALPILGWNCLHNLPDCSTILPLYSKKYIAFCISIFTAILVTIVILYARIYFLVKSSSRKVANHNNSERSMALLRTVVIVVSVFIACWSPLFILFLIDVACRVQACPVLFRAQWFIVLAVLNSAMNPVIYTLASKEMRRAFFRLVCNCLVRGRGARASPIQPALDPSRSKSSSSNNSTHSPKVKEDLPHTAPSSCIMDKNAALQNGIFCK; this is translated from the coding sequence ATGGCAACTGCCCTCCCGCCGCGTCTCCAGCCTGCGCGGGGGAATGAGACCCTGCGGGAGCATTACCAGTACGTGGGGAAGCTGGCCGGCAGGCTGAAGGAGGCCTCCGAGGCCGGCACGCTCACCACCGTGCTCTTCTTGGTCATCTGCAGCTTCATCGTCTTAGAGAACCTGATGGTTTTGATTGCCATCtggaaaaacaataaatttcACAACCGCATGTACTTTTTCATTGGCAACCTGGCTCTCTGCGACCTGCTGGCCGGCATCGCCTACAAGGTCAACATTCTGATGTCCGGCAAGAAGACGTTCAGCCTGTCTCCCACGGTCTGGTTCCTCAGAGAGGGCAGTATGTTCGTGGCCCTCGGGGCGTCCACCTGCAGCTTACTGGCCATCGCCATCGAGCGGCACTTGACGATGATCAAAATGAGGCCTTACGACGCCAACAAGAAGCACCGCGTCTTCCTCTTGATCGGGATGTGCTGGCTCATTGCCTTCACGCTGGGCGCCCTGCCCATTCTGGGCTGGAACTGCCTGCACAATCTCCCGGACTGCTCTACCATCCTGCCCCTCTACTCCAAGAAGTACATCGCCTTCTGCATCAGCATCTTCACGGCCATTCTGGTGACCATCGTGATCCTCTACGCACGCATCTACTTCCTGGTGAAGTCCAGCAGCCGTAAGGTGGCCAACCACAACAACTCAGAGCGGTCCATGGCCCTGCTGCGGACCGTGGTGATTGTGGTGAGCGTGTTCATTGCCTGCTGGTCTCCACTCTTCATCCTCTTCCTCATCGATGTGGCCTGCAGGGTGCAGGCGTGCCCCGTCCTCTTCAGGGCTCAGTGGTTCATCGTGCTGGCTGTGCTCAACTCGGCCATGAACCCGGTCATCTACACGCTGGCCAGCAAGGAGATGCGGAGGGCCTTCTTCCGTCTGGTCTGCAACTGCCTGGTCAGGGGACGGGGGGCCCGCGCCTCACCCATCCAGCCTGCGCTCGACCCAAGCAGAAGTAAAtcaagcagcagcaacaacagcacCCACTCTCCGAAGGTCAAGGAAGACCTGCCCCACACAGCCCCCTCATCCTGCATCATGGACAAGAACGCAGCGCTTCAGAATGGGATCTTCTGCAAGTGA